A window of the Phaseolus vulgaris cultivar G19833 chromosome 5, P. vulgaris v2.0, whole genome shotgun sequence genome harbors these coding sequences:
- the LOC137835216 gene encoding bidirectional sugar transporter SWEET2-like, producing the protein MSLLAAFSICKVAKDAAGVAGNVFAFGLFVSPIPTFRRIIRNGSTEMFSGLPYIYSLLNCLICMWYGTPLISADNLLITTVNSIGAIFQFVYIILFLIYAEKAKKVRMIVLLVAVLGVFAIILVGSLQIDDILMRRFFVGFLSCASLISMFASPMFIIKLVIQTKSVEFMPFYLSLSTFLMSTSFFLYGLFNEDVFIYGPNGIGTVLGVTQLILYFYYENKSRENSREPLIVSYV; encoded by the exons ATGTCTCTGTTAGCTGCTTTTTCCATTTGTAAAGTTGCCAAGGATGCAGCTGGGGTCGCAG GAAATGTCTTTGCTTTTGGGTTGTTTGTGTCTCCCAT ACCCACATTTAGGAGAATTATCAGAAATGGATCAACGGAGATGTTCTCAGGGTTGCCATATATTTATTCTCTTCTGAACTGCTTGATCTGCATGTGGTATGGCACACCTCTGATATCTGCTGATAATTTGCTGATTACAACTGTTAACTCAATTGGAGCAATCTTTCAGTTTGTGTATATAATCCTCTTCCTGATATATGCTGAGAAAGCAAAGAAG GTGAGAATGATTGTATTATTGGTGGCCGTTCTTGGCGTATTTGCAATCATATTAGTTGGAAGCTTGCAAATAGATGACATTCTAATGCGTCGGTTCTTTGTGGGGTTCTTGAGCTGTGCATCTCTCATTTCGATGTTTGCCTCTCCGATGTTTATAATT AAATTGGTCATTCAGACGAAGAGTGTTGAATTCATGCCATTTTATCTCTCACTTTCTACCTTCCTAATGAGCacctctttctttctttatgggttGTTCAACGAAGATGTCTTCATTTAT GGGCCAAATGGGATAGGAACTGTTTTGGGAGTGACACAATTGATACTGTACTTCTACTACGAGAATAAATCCAGAGAGAACTCCAGAGAACCTCTGATAGTGTCATATGTATGA
- the LOC137835218 gene encoding uncharacterized protein isoform X2, with amino-acid sequence MELESGERQKMTVVEDKMDDPRDKFPIGMRVLAFDDESTCLMILETMLRRCEYQVQKRHHPRLFASNHHDKSSVDKSVLTRVATYCLGTSRPAHYHVLWVKTILLQMLCKLLLTTFATHMLDALDLFPLVSDTRNGAPSPNQIIESSGGSKTD; translated from the exons ATGGAATTGGAAAGTGGGGAAAGGCAG AAAATGACTGTGGTGGAGGATAAAATGGATGACCCCAGAGACAAGTTTCCCATAGGAATGCGTGTTCTTGCTTTTGATGATGAATCAACATGTCTCATGATTCTGGAGACTATGCTGCGAAGGTGCGAATATCAAG TTCAAAAGCGTCATCACCCAAGACTCTTTGCTAGCAACCATCATGACAAGAGTTCTGTTGACAAGAGTGTGTTGACAAGAGTGGCAACATATTGCCTG GGTACAAGCCGTCCTGCTCACTATCACGTGTTGTGGGTGAAAACAATTTTACTGCAAATGCTTTGCAAACTCTTACTAACAACCTTTGCTACAC aTATGCTAGATGCACTCGATCTGTTTCCATTG gtaTCAGACACTAGAAAtggtgctccatcacctaatcaaATAATAGAATCAAGTGGTGGAAGCAAAACTGATTAA
- the LOC137835218 gene encoding uncharacterized protein isoform X1 has product MKLVAEIWSHDFGKIQCIKGRQRQRWPNILMPLSPYQKMTVVEDKMDDPRDKFPIGMRVLAFDDESTCLMILETMLRRCEYQVQKRHHPRLFASNHHDKSSVDKSVLTRVATYCLGTSRPAHYHVLWVKTILLQMLCKLLLTTFATHMLDALDLFPLVSDTRNGAPSPNQIIESSGGSKTD; this is encoded by the exons ATGAAGTTAGTTGCTGAGATTTGGAGCCATGATTTTGGGAAAATACAATGCATCAAAGGAAGGCAAAGGCAGAGATGGCCAAACATTCTAATGCCTTTATCACCTTACCAA AAAATGACTGTGGTGGAGGATAAAATGGATGACCCCAGAGACAAGTTTCCCATAGGAATGCGTGTTCTTGCTTTTGATGATGAATCAACATGTCTCATGATTCTGGAGACTATGCTGCGAAGGTGCGAATATCAAG TTCAAAAGCGTCATCACCCAAGACTCTTTGCTAGCAACCATCATGACAAGAGTTCTGTTGACAAGAGTGTGTTGACAAGAGTGGCAACATATTGCCTG GGTACAAGCCGTCCTGCTCACTATCACGTGTTGTGGGTGAAAACAATTTTACTGCAAATGCTTTGCAAACTCTTACTAACAACCTTTGCTACAC aTATGCTAGATGCACTCGATCTGTTTCCATTG gtaTCAGACACTAGAAAtggtgctccatcacctaatcaaATAATAGAATCAAGTGGTGGAAGCAAAACTGATTAA
- the LOC137835218 gene encoding uncharacterized protein isoform X4: MTVVEDKMDDPRDKFPIGMRVLAFDDESTCLMILETMLRRCEYQVQKRHHPRLFASNHHDKSSVDKSVLTRVATYCLGTSRPAHYHVLWVKTILLQMLCKLLLTTFATHMLDALDLFPLVSDTRNGAPSPNQIIESSGGSKTD, from the exons ATGACTGTGGTGGAGGATAAAATGGATGACCCCAGAGACAAGTTTCCCATAGGAATGCGTGTTCTTGCTTTTGATGATGAATCAACATGTCTCATGATTCTGGAGACTATGCTGCGAAGGTGCGAATATCAAG TTCAAAAGCGTCATCACCCAAGACTCTTTGCTAGCAACCATCATGACAAGAGTTCTGTTGACAAGAGTGTGTTGACAAGAGTGGCAACATATTGCCTG GGTACAAGCCGTCCTGCTCACTATCACGTGTTGTGGGTGAAAACAATTTTACTGCAAATGCTTTGCAAACTCTTACTAACAACCTTTGCTACAC aTATGCTAGATGCACTCGATCTGTTTCCATTG gtaTCAGACACTAGAAAtggtgctccatcacctaatcaaATAATAGAATCAAGTGGTGGAAGCAAAACTGATTAA
- the LOC137835218 gene encoding uncharacterized protein isoform X5, with translation MKLVAEIWSHDFGKIQCIKGRQRQRWPNILMPLSPYQKMTVVEDKMDDPRDKFPIGMRVLAFDDESTCLMILETMLRRCEYQGYKPSCSLSRVVGENNFTANALQTLTNNLCYTYQTLEMVLHHLIK, from the exons ATGAAGTTAGTTGCTGAGATTTGGAGCCATGATTTTGGGAAAATACAATGCATCAAAGGAAGGCAAAGGCAGAGATGGCCAAACATTCTAATGCCTTTATCACCTTACCAA AAAATGACTGTGGTGGAGGATAAAATGGATGACCCCAGAGACAAGTTTCCCATAGGAATGCGTGTTCTTGCTTTTGATGATGAATCAACATGTCTCATGATTCTGGAGACTATGCTGCGAAGGTGCGAATATCAAG GGTACAAGCCGTCCTGCTCACTATCACGTGTTGTGGGTGAAAACAATTTTACTGCAAATGCTTTGCAAACTCTTACTAACAACCTTTGCTACAC gtaTCAGACACTAGAAAtggtgctccatcacctaatcaaATAA
- the LOC137835218 gene encoding uncharacterized protein isoform X3, whose product MKLVAEIWSHDFGKIQCIKGRQRQRWPNILMPLSPYQKMTVVEDKMDDPRDKFPIGMRVLAFDDESTCLMILETMLRRCEYQVQKRHHPRLFASNHHDKSSVDKSVLTRVATYCLGTSRPAHYHVLWVKTILLQMLCKLLLTTFATRIRH is encoded by the exons ATGAAGTTAGTTGCTGAGATTTGGAGCCATGATTTTGGGAAAATACAATGCATCAAAGGAAGGCAAAGGCAGAGATGGCCAAACATTCTAATGCCTTTATCACCTTACCAA AAAATGACTGTGGTGGAGGATAAAATGGATGACCCCAGAGACAAGTTTCCCATAGGAATGCGTGTTCTTGCTTTTGATGATGAATCAACATGTCTCATGATTCTGGAGACTATGCTGCGAAGGTGCGAATATCAAG TTCAAAAGCGTCATCACCCAAGACTCTTTGCTAGCAACCATCATGACAAGAGTTCTGTTGACAAGAGTGTGTTGACAAGAGTGGCAACATATTGCCTG GGTACAAGCCGTCCTGCTCACTATCACGTGTTGTGGGTGAAAACAATTTTACTGCAAATGCTTTGCAAACTCTTACTAACAACCTTTGCTACAC gtaTCAGACACTAG